In the Burkholderia glumae LMG 2196 = ATCC 33617 genome, one interval contains:
- a CDS encoding acyl-CoA dehydrogenase family protein, producing the protein MSSPSVPLRSAGADYDALAARFRPVFARIASGAVERDRHRTLPVEAIGWLRQAGFGALRVPTASGGLGASIPQLLRLLIELAAADSNLPQALRGHFAFVEDWLNAPPGAARDTWLARFAAGQLVGNAWSETGEAALGEARTRVSRRDQGWVVNGEKFYTTGSLFADWIDVYAQREADGAPVIAAVATAQPGVTLVDDWDGFGQRTTGSGTTRFTEARVDPHGLIDFSRRFRYQTAFYQLFHLATLAGIARAAERDAGRLVRERKRIYSHGNAARAGDDPQILQVVGEVASWAYAAEAITLRAAEPAQRAYELHDGAGTPAEHAANVAAELESAQAQVVVTDLVLRAATHLFDALGASATRGAAALDRHWRNARTVASHNPVVYKARIVGAHSVDGTEPPTVWKVGVAPEGAAQAGAGTPAKRAAA; encoded by the coding sequence ATGTCGTCCCCCTCCGTCCCCCTGCGCTCGGCCGGCGCCGACTACGACGCGCTCGCCGCGCGTTTCCGGCCCGTCTTCGCGCGCATCGCCAGCGGCGCCGTGGAGCGCGACCGCCACCGCACGCTGCCCGTCGAGGCGATCGGCTGGCTCAGGCAGGCCGGCTTCGGCGCGCTGCGCGTGCCGACGGCCTCGGGCGGCCTCGGCGCCTCGATCCCGCAGCTGTTGCGCCTGCTGATCGAGCTCGCCGCCGCCGATTCGAACCTGCCGCAGGCGCTGCGCGGCCATTTCGCATTCGTCGAGGACTGGCTCAACGCGCCGCCCGGCGCCGCGCGCGACACCTGGCTCGCCCGCTTCGCGGCCGGGCAGCTGGTCGGCAACGCCTGGAGCGAAACCGGCGAGGCGGCGCTCGGCGAGGCGCGCACCCGCGTCTCGCGCCGTGACCAAGGCTGGGTCGTCAACGGCGAGAAGTTCTACACCACCGGCAGCCTGTTCGCGGACTGGATCGACGTGTACGCGCAGCGCGAGGCCGACGGCGCGCCGGTGATCGCGGCCGTCGCCACGGCCCAGCCCGGCGTCACGCTGGTCGACGACTGGGACGGCTTCGGCCAGCGCACCACCGGCAGCGGCACGACGCGCTTCACCGAGGCCCGCGTCGATCCGCACGGCTTGATCGACTTCTCGCGGCGCTTTCGCTACCAGACCGCGTTCTATCAGCTGTTCCATCTGGCGACGCTGGCCGGCATCGCGCGCGCGGCCGAACGCGACGCCGGCCGCCTGGTGCGCGAGCGCAAGCGGATCTACAGCCACGGCAACGCCGCGCGCGCCGGCGACGATCCGCAGATCCTGCAGGTGGTGGGCGAAGTGGCGTCCTGGGCCTACGCGGCCGAGGCGATCACGCTGCGCGCGGCCGAGCCCGCGCAGCGCGCCTACGAACTGCACGACGGCGCCGGCACGCCGGCCGAGCACGCGGCCAACGTGGCCGCCGAACTCGAATCGGCACAGGCGCAGGTGGTGGTGACCGACCTCGTGCTGCGCGCGGCCACCCATCTGTTCGACGCGCTCGGCGCGTCGGCCACGCGCGGCGCGGCGGCGCTCGACCGCCACTGGCGCAACGCGCGCACCGTGGCCTCGCACAATCCGGTGGTGTACAAGGCGCGGATCGTCGGCGCCCACTCGGTCGACGGCACCGAGCCGCCGACCGTCTGGAAGGTCGGCGTGGCGCCCGAGGGCGCGGCGCAGGCCGGCGCCGGCACCCCGGCCAAGCGCGCCGCGGCCTGA
- a CDS encoding ATP-binding protein translates to MSKQNTHDPDVEEAGAPDFLRGGGALGRLMRAHDWAATSLGVPDTWPQSLRSAVGICLGANFPIAIYWGPDLVLLYNDAWSPILGAKHPWALGRPGMEVWPEIWAEIGPLFGQVLDTGIGVWQHDQLLPMRRHGYTEECYFNFTFSPIRGDTGAVEGIFNAVLETTSAVISKRRERILRELAETLADARNEQEVFSAAVDLLAGQRADLPFCLLYQSDDTRPVAQLRAAAGVEPGGPAAAEAIALDADDGAPWPLAAVFQTGRATPVNGLERRLASALKAGPWPEPCTQALILPVMTAAHPMTVDAFLVAGASPRRALDDDYHSFLQRIAAHLAAALASARAYEQERRRADALAEIDRAKTAFFTNVSHEFRTPLTLMLGPIEELLAAPDPVRPEASQALQVAHRNGLRLLRLVNSLLDFSRLEAGRLQARFVQTDLAKLTTDLASNFRSLMERANLSFTVDCEPISAPVAIDREMWEKIVLNLLSNAFKFTMEGGVSVALRQRDRVELVVSDTGIGIAAQELPRVFERFHRIEGARGRSFEGSGIGLALVDELVRMHGGKVEVASELGKGTTFTVAIPFGRPNLPSLPGAAPDAESGAPARDAAQAFLEEAARWLPDEPQATLDGVAARPGPDALLPDRESAESKRESTRILVADDNADMRAYVQRLLGEQYEVSCAVDGYDALRAAKRSRPDLILSDIMMPGLDGIGLLQTVRGDEELRDVPVILLSARAGEEARVHGLRAGADDYLVKPFSARELVVRVGALLKITAQRRKSEGRFRALVSASSSAVYSMNADWTEMRFLEGRDFIADTPAPSSTWLERYLDPEDRPTFLAHLNEAIRTKSKFELEHRVRRADGSLGWTLSRAIPVLDKAGELVEWFGMAIDTSERKRVEIVLRDNAAWLEAQKEAFQAAVDNAPLPVSLDILARAAVAQMGGQARCAFYLANAEQTELTRVAGMSEDFADNLDRFPISGDSFACGLAGYTRQPVITPDVEREPRWKDWLWLARRHAYRACWVFPVETSSGKVVGTFAMYHPAPRNPTERDHELALRLTFCAAIIISRHQEAEERARGVEALRVADRQKDEFLAMLAHELRNPLAPIANASEVLLRIPLSDPKLSFATDIIRRQITQLSRLVDDLLDVSRITQGRIVLQRQPVELASVISQAVETIAPRLHERRHRLSIDTAGEPRHLWVQGDMARLVQCVGNILANAVKYTDPEGAIRVWTRSEGELAVIGVSDNGTGISAELLPHVFDLFVQSERTLDRALGGLGVGLAIVKRLVAMHGGTISAQSGGLGCGSTFEIRLPRISQPAPPQAQHAPLPTNAWRVLIVDDNVDAADSLSALLRLQGHTVEVAYSAEDAIRCAEAFCPQVALLDIGLPGMSGYELARTLRAKPRLAGMRLVAVTGYGQTNDVHTAHEAGFDEHLVKPVEPSALVRSLSPS, encoded by the coding sequence GTGAGCAAGCAGAACACGCATGACCCTGACGTCGAGGAAGCCGGCGCACCCGACTTTCTCCGTGGCGGCGGCGCATTGGGGCGGCTGATGCGCGCGCACGATTGGGCGGCGACCTCACTCGGCGTTCCGGATACCTGGCCGCAGAGCCTGCGCTCCGCGGTCGGCATCTGCCTGGGCGCCAACTTTCCGATCGCCATCTACTGGGGCCCGGACCTGGTCCTGCTTTACAACGACGCCTGGAGCCCGATCCTCGGCGCCAAGCACCCTTGGGCGCTGGGGCGCCCCGGCATGGAAGTCTGGCCCGAGATATGGGCCGAGATCGGACCGTTGTTCGGGCAGGTCCTGGACACCGGCATCGGCGTCTGGCAACACGACCAGCTGCTGCCGATGCGCCGGCATGGCTACACGGAAGAGTGCTACTTCAATTTCACCTTCAGCCCGATCCGCGGTGACACGGGCGCGGTGGAGGGCATTTTCAACGCGGTCCTGGAAACCACCTCGGCGGTCATCTCGAAGCGGCGCGAACGCATCTTGCGCGAACTCGCCGAGACGCTGGCCGATGCCCGCAACGAGCAGGAGGTGTTTTCCGCGGCGGTCGACCTGCTGGCCGGGCAACGTGCCGACCTGCCGTTCTGCCTGCTCTACCAGTCGGACGATACGCGGCCGGTGGCGCAGCTGCGCGCGGCCGCCGGCGTCGAGCCTGGCGGCCCGGCCGCTGCCGAGGCCATCGCGCTGGACGCCGACGACGGCGCGCCCTGGCCGCTCGCCGCCGTGTTTCAGACCGGGCGGGCCACCCCCGTCAACGGTCTCGAGCGGCGCCTGGCCTCGGCCCTGAAGGCCGGCCCGTGGCCGGAGCCGTGTACCCAGGCGCTGATCCTGCCGGTGATGACGGCGGCCCATCCCATGACGGTCGACGCGTTTCTGGTGGCCGGCGCGAGCCCGCGCCGCGCGCTCGACGACGACTACCACAGCTTCCTGCAGCGCATCGCGGCGCACCTCGCCGCCGCGCTCGCCAGCGCCCGCGCATACGAGCAGGAGCGGCGCCGGGCCGACGCCCTGGCGGAAATCGACCGCGCCAAGACGGCATTCTTCACCAACGTGAGCCATGAATTCCGCACGCCGCTCACGCTCATGCTCGGACCGATCGAGGAACTGCTGGCGGCGCCGGACCCCGTCCGGCCGGAAGCGAGCCAGGCGCTGCAGGTGGCGCATCGAAACGGTTTGCGGCTGCTCAGGCTGGTCAACTCGCTGCTCGATTTCTCGCGGCTCGAGGCGGGCCGGCTGCAGGCCAGGTTCGTGCAGACCGATCTGGCGAAGCTGACGACCGACCTGGCCAGCAACTTCCGCTCGCTGATGGAGCGCGCCAACCTGAGCTTCACGGTCGATTGCGAGCCGATCTCCGCACCGGTCGCGATCGACCGCGAGATGTGGGAAAAGATCGTGCTCAACCTGCTCTCGAACGCGTTCAAGTTCACGATGGAAGGCGGCGTCTCGGTTGCGCTTCGCCAGCGCGATCGTGTCGAGCTGGTGGTCAGCGACACCGGAATCGGCATCGCCGCGCAAGAGCTGCCGCGCGTCTTCGAACGCTTTCATCGGATCGAGGGCGCGCGCGGCCGCTCGTTCGAGGGAAGCGGCATCGGCCTCGCGCTGGTCGACGAACTGGTGCGCATGCACGGCGGCAAGGTCGAAGTGGCCAGCGAGCTGGGCAAGGGCACCACCTTCACGGTGGCGATACCGTTTGGCCGCCCGAACCTTCCGAGCCTGCCCGGCGCCGCGCCCGATGCCGAGTCCGGCGCGCCCGCCCGCGATGCCGCACAGGCTTTCCTGGAGGAGGCCGCGCGCTGGCTGCCCGACGAGCCGCAGGCGACCCTCGACGGGGTGGCCGCCCGGCCCGGCCCGGACGCGCTGCTGCCGGATCGCGAGAGCGCGGAGAGCAAGCGGGAGAGCACGCGGATTCTGGTCGCTGACGACAACGCGGACATGCGCGCCTACGTGCAGCGCCTGCTCGGCGAGCAGTACGAGGTGAGCTGCGCGGTGGACGGGTACGACGCCTTGCGGGCCGCCAAACGCAGCCGGCCCGATCTGATCCTCTCGGACATCATGATGCCGGGGCTCGACGGCATCGGCCTGCTGCAGACCGTGCGCGGCGACGAGGAGCTGCGCGACGTGCCGGTCATCCTGCTGTCCGCGCGCGCCGGCGAGGAGGCGCGCGTCCACGGCCTGCGGGCCGGCGCGGACGACTATCTGGTCAAGCCGTTCTCGGCACGCGAACTCGTGGTGCGGGTGGGCGCGCTGCTGAAGATCACGGCGCAGCGGCGCAAAAGCGAGGGGCGGTTTCGCGCGCTGGTGAGCGCCTCCTCGAGCGCCGTCTATTCGATGAATGCCGACTGGACCGAGATGCGCTTCCTGGAGGGCCGTGACTTCATCGCCGACACGCCGGCCCCCAGCTCGACCTGGCTCGAACGCTATCTCGATCCCGAGGACCGGCCGACGTTTCTGGCCCACCTCAACGAGGCGATCCGCACGAAAAGCAAGTTCGAGCTCGAGCATCGCGTCCGGCGCGCCGACGGCTCGCTGGGCTGGACGCTGTCCCGCGCGATTCCGGTGCTGGACAAGGCGGGCGAGCTGGTCGAATGGTTCGGCATGGCGATCGACACCTCCGAGCGCAAGCGCGTGGAAATCGTGCTGCGCGACAACGCGGCCTGGCTGGAGGCCCAGAAGGAGGCGTTCCAGGCCGCGGTGGACAACGCGCCGCTGCCGGTGTCGCTCGACATCCTGGCGCGCGCCGCCGTCGCGCAGATGGGCGGCCAGGCGCGCTGCGCGTTCTATCTGGCCAACGCCGAGCAGACCGAGCTGACGCGCGTGGCGGGCATGTCCGAGGACTTCGCGGACAACCTCGACCGCTTTCCCATTTCAGGCGACTCCTTCGCATGCGGGCTGGCCGGCTACACGCGGCAGCCCGTCATCACGCCCGACGTCGAGCGCGAGCCTCGCTGGAAGGACTGGCTGTGGCTCGCGCGGCGGCACGCGTATCGGGCCTGCTGGGTGTTCCCGGTCGAGACCTCGTCGGGCAAGGTGGTCGGCACCTTCGCCATGTACCATCCGGCGCCGCGCAATCCCACGGAGCGCGACCACGAACTGGCGCTGCGGCTGACCTTCTGCGCGGCCATCATCATTTCACGGCATCAGGAAGCCGAGGAGCGGGCGCGCGGCGTCGAGGCGCTGCGCGTCGCGGACCGCCAGAAGGACGAGTTCCTGGCGATGCTCGCCCACGAGCTGCGCAACCCGCTGGCGCCCATCGCCAACGCGAGCGAGGTGCTCCTGCGCATACCGCTCAGCGACCCGAAGCTCAGCTTCGCCACCGACATCATCCGGCGCCAGATCACGCAGCTCAGCCGGCTGGTGGACGACCTGCTCGACGTGTCGCGAATCACGCAGGGCCGCATCGTCCTGCAGCGCCAGCCGGTCGAGCTGGCGAGCGTGATTTCACAGGCGGTCGAAACCATCGCGCCGCGGCTGCACGAGCGGCGGCATCGGCTGTCGATCGACACCGCCGGCGAGCCGCGGCATCTGTGGGTGCAGGGCGACATGGCCCGGCTCGTGCAATGCGTCGGCAACATCCTGGCGAACGCCGTGAAATACACCGACCCGGAGGGCGCCATCCGGGTCTGGACGCGTTCGGAGGGGGAGCTTGCCGTGATCGGGGTGTCCGACAACGGCACCGGCATCAGCGCCGAACTGCTGCCGCACGTCTTCGACCTGTTCGTGCAGAGCGAGAGAACGCTCGATCGCGCGCTGGGCGGGCTCGGCGTCGGGCTGGCGATCGTGAAGCGCCTGGTCGCCATGCATGGCGGCACGATCAGTGCGCAGAGCGGCGGACTGGGATGCGGCTCCACGTTCGAAATCCGGCTGCCGCGTATTTCGCAACCGGCGCCGCCGCAGGCGCAGCACGCGCCGCTGCCGACGAACGCGTGGCGCGTGCTGATCGTGGACGACAACGTCGACGCGGCGGATTCCTTATCGGCCTTGCTCAGGCTGCAGGGCCATACGGTGGAGGTGGCCTACAGCGCCGAGGATGCGATTCGTTGCGCCGAAGCGTTTTGTCCCCAAGTGGCGCTGCTCGACATCGGATTGCCCGGCATGAGCGGCTACGAACTGGCCCGCACGCTTCGGGCCAAGCCGCGGCTCGCCGGCATGCGCCTCGTGGCCGTAACCGGCTACGGGCAGACCAACGACGTGCACACGGCTCATGAGGCCGGCTTCGACGAACACCTCGTGAAGCCGGTCGAGCCGTCGGCGCTGGTACGAAGCCTGTCGCCGTCGTGA
- a CDS encoding methyl-accepting chemotaxis protein, with protein sequence MKNMTVSTRLIAGFGLLTALLLAVAAIGFYGLSQLNGRLDDIARVNNTEAQLANQLRASIQDRAVAVRNLALLSDAQDMAKEAERISKQEQIYADAYQKLSQMFANGPGTTEREKTLIAQLKQDEAMTLPALRQAIQLGLSNDMAGATRELLRSVRPLQQTWLARSVELADFEDQLNGQAQRGAASLYSSVRELIGAIVTASLLVAAVTAILITRSILRQLGGEPVFAQSVAAEIANGNLMVDLHLKPGDSTSLMASLESMRARLTSIVHGIKTSAESISVAANEVAQGNVDLSQRTEEQAASLEETAASMEELTSTVKHNTDNARQGSTLAVTASRTATSGGDVVQQVMGTMDDITSSSRKVAEIISVIEGIAFQTNILALNAAVESARAGEQGRGFAVVAGEVRTLAQRSAVAAKEIKELIETSVSHVAAGSQLVAGAGTTMDEIVRSVKRVSDIMGEIASASAEQSTGIEQVNVAVAQMDEVTQQNAALVEQATAAAQSMADQAENLRATVSIFRVDARVQTEPAAAVKRQVSVAPKQAKRRPEPARLPARALAPTAAAAGVGNGEWATF encoded by the coding sequence ATGAAAAACATGACTGTATCCACCCGCCTGATCGCCGGCTTCGGGTTGTTGACCGCCTTGTTGCTGGCAGTGGCGGCGATCGGTTTTTATGGCCTGTCGCAATTGAATGGGAGGCTGGACGATATCGCGCGCGTGAACAATACCGAGGCGCAGCTGGCTAACCAGTTGCGCGCCTCGATACAGGATCGGGCAGTCGCGGTGCGGAACCTGGCCTTGCTCAGCGACGCGCAGGATATGGCCAAGGAGGCCGAGCGCATCAGCAAGCAGGAGCAGATCTATGCCGACGCGTACCAGAAGCTGTCGCAGATGTTTGCGAACGGACCCGGCACCACCGAGCGGGAGAAGACACTGATCGCGCAGCTCAAGCAGGACGAGGCGATGACGCTGCCTGCATTGCGCCAGGCGATCCAACTGGGCTTGTCCAACGACATGGCCGGCGCGACCCGGGAACTGCTGCGCAGTGTCAGGCCGCTGCAACAGACGTGGCTGGCACGCTCGGTCGAGCTGGCTGACTTCGAGGACCAGCTCAATGGCCAGGCGCAACGGGGCGCCGCGAGCCTGTACTCGAGCGTGCGGGAGCTGATCGGGGCCATCGTCACGGCCTCGCTGCTGGTGGCGGCCGTGACCGCGATCCTCATTACGCGCAGCATCCTGAGGCAGCTTGGCGGCGAACCCGTTTTCGCGCAGTCGGTGGCGGCGGAGATCGCCAATGGCAACCTGATGGTGGACCTGCATCTGAAGCCCGGCGATTCGACCAGCCTGATGGCCTCGCTGGAATCGATGCGCGCCAGGCTGACCTCGATCGTGCACGGCATCAAGACCTCGGCCGAATCGATCTCGGTTGCCGCCAACGAGGTTGCCCAGGGCAATGTGGATCTCTCCCAGCGCACCGAGGAACAGGCGGCATCGCTCGAAGAGACGGCGGCCAGCATGGAGGAACTGACCTCGACGGTGAAGCACAACACCGACAATGCCCGGCAGGGCAGCACGCTCGCGGTCACGGCTTCGCGGACCGCTACGTCGGGCGGTGACGTGGTTCAGCAGGTGATGGGCACCATGGATGACATCACGTCGAGCTCGCGCAAGGTTGCCGAGATCATTTCCGTGATCGAGGGCATTGCCTTCCAGACCAATATCCTGGCGCTCAACGCGGCGGTCGAGTCGGCGCGCGCGGGCGAACAGGGGCGCGGCTTCGCGGTGGTCGCCGGGGAGGTGCGCACGCTGGCACAGCGCAGCGCGGTGGCGGCCAAGGAAATCAAGGAACTGATCGAGACGTCGGTATCGCATGTGGCAGCCGGCTCGCAATTGGTGGCCGGTGCCGGCACGACCATGGACGAGATCGTGCGCTCGGTGAAGCGGGTCAGCGACATCATGGGCGAGATCGCGTCGGCGTCGGCGGAGCAGAGCACGGGAATCGAGCAGGTCAACGTGGCGGTGGCGCAGATGGACGAGGTCACCCAGCAGAACGCGGCGCTGGTGGAGCAGGCCACGGCCGCGGCGCAGTCGATGGCGGATCAGGCGGAAAATCTGCGGGCCACGGTGTCGATCTTCCGGGTCGATGCGAGGGTGCAGACGGAGCCCGCCGCCGCCGTGAAGCGGCAGGTGAGCGTCGCGCCGAAGCAGGCCAAGCGCCGTCCCGAGCCGGCACGGCTGCCGGCGCGGGCGCTCGCGCCGACGGCCGCCGCGGCCGGGGTGGGAAACGGCGAGTGGGCCACGTTCTGA
- a CDS encoding methyl-accepting chemotaxis protein, whose protein sequence is MRNNLPVTGVEFDYPETSMLVSATDLSSRIEYCNPAFVEVSGFSREELIGQPHNLIRHPSMPPQAFEDMWATIKAGRSWTALVKNRRKNGDHYWVRANVTPIMRRGKTVGYLSVRTKPRRDEIREAEALYARLNSGAHHGVRLRRGQVVRPGLLHVFDLWRGAGLPAHIAAAGAAGMAAIASLLAVADRLSGSALLSLALAASAVGTGLPALLVARRAQQRIAELEQIGGRIAAGDLTVDVPVAAGACTSGTLRALAQLRVSLVAIVSDVRMQIDQMKSVSQEVARGNIDLSRRTEVQAASLQETAASLEQLTATVKSNSQAATQANTMVGGAQAATRGGCEAIQRTESTMRGISDSSDQIRAIVTTIDSIAFQTNILALNAAVEAARAGEAGKGFAVVASEVRNLAQRCATAAREIKGIADTNATAAIAACDSVSGTAGRMVEIESNMQQVFSIVQSIVTASVEQSQGIDSINNSVTQLDSATQQNAALVEEGATTAGSLASQANVLDEAVRLFTLPD, encoded by the coding sequence ATGCGAAACAATCTCCCGGTGACAGGTGTCGAATTCGATTATCCCGAAACCAGCATGCTGGTTTCGGCTACCGATCTCTCCAGTCGAATCGAATACTGCAATCCGGCTTTCGTCGAGGTTTCGGGGTTTTCCCGCGAGGAACTCATCGGCCAGCCACACAATCTCATCCGCCACCCCAGCATGCCGCCCCAGGCGTTTGAAGACATGTGGGCAACCATCAAGGCCGGGCGCTCATGGACGGCGCTGGTGAAGAATCGCCGCAAAAACGGCGACCACTATTGGGTCCGCGCCAATGTCACGCCGATCATGCGGCGCGGAAAGACAGTGGGCTATCTGAGCGTTCGCACCAAACCGCGCCGCGACGAGATCCGCGAAGCGGAGGCGCTCTACGCTCGGCTGAACAGCGGAGCTCATCACGGCGTGCGCCTGCGCCGCGGGCAGGTCGTGCGCCCAGGCCTGTTGCATGTGTTCGACCTCTGGCGCGGGGCCGGGCTGCCCGCGCATATCGCGGCAGCCGGTGCGGCCGGTATGGCGGCCATTGCGTCGCTTCTCGCGGTCGCGGACCGGCTCTCGGGTTCGGCATTGTTATCGCTGGCGCTCGCGGCGTCCGCCGTCGGCACGGGGCTGCCGGCATTGCTGGTGGCCAGGCGCGCCCAGCAGCGGATTGCCGAATTGGAGCAGATCGGCGGCCGGATCGCCGCCGGCGATCTGACCGTCGACGTGCCGGTTGCGGCGGGGGCCTGCACGAGCGGGACCTTGCGGGCCTTGGCGCAGTTGCGCGTGAGCCTCGTCGCGATCGTGTCCGACGTGCGGATGCAGATCGATCAGATGAAGTCGGTCTCACAGGAAGTGGCCAGAGGCAATATCGACCTGTCACGGCGGACCGAAGTGCAGGCCGCATCGCTGCAGGAAACGGCGGCGTCGCTCGAGCAATTGACCGCCACGGTGAAGAGCAACTCGCAGGCGGCCACGCAGGCCAACACCATGGTCGGAGGCGCGCAAGCCGCGACGCGCGGTGGCTGCGAGGCCATCCAACGCACCGAGTCGACGATGCGCGGTATTTCCGATTCGTCGGACCAGATTCGGGCCATCGTGACGACCATCGACAGCATCGCGTTCCAGACCAACATACTCGCGCTGAACGCCGCCGTGGAAGCCGCCCGCGCGGGCGAAGCGGGCAAGGGCTTCGCCGTGGTGGCGAGCGAGGTGCGGAATCTGGCGCAGCGCTGTGCCACGGCCGCGCGGGAAATCAAGGGAATCGCCGATACCAACGCCACGGCGGCGATTGCCGCGTGCGATAGCGTTTCCGGCACCGCGGGCCGTATGGTGGAAATCGAATCGAACATGCAGCAGGTGTTTTCGATCGTGCAATCGATCGTTACCGCCAGCGTCGAGCAGTCTCAAGGCATCGATAGCATCAACAACTCGGTGACGCAGCTTGATAGCGCGACGCAGCAGAACGCCGCGCTCGTTGAAGAAGGCGCGACGACGGCGGGAAGCCTTGCGAGCCAGGCCAACGTGCTCGATGAAGCGGTGCGCCTGTTCACGCTACCGGATTGA